In Xylanibacter ruminicola 23, a single genomic region encodes these proteins:
- a CDS encoding leucine-rich repeat protein — MKKSLFLLLSLLTSMTIMAQSDYTDPDTGIKYQYITDNEGTRATLVDGKSFPEREVVIPSTIPVAGGVDVTAIGEGAFKDNSSIRYLKIEENVKTIGKDAFSNNSNLQLLDLPNSLESIGTNAFGGCGRLTHVRCAKNTPQEFILKKFPNSLNNNNYATLYVPSSEAKSAYSLVTDWNNIFGNRIYVGDMNYFTKDGTTYVGASVDKKATLLSGANSIETPGKITVKNKVERVLDENNKEDYDVVCIGSYAFENNNTNPFVSFNTLEIQNGIETICNRAFYNWTNLNSLTLPTSLISIGESAFQNCAQLELLTLPASLRTIGINAFVGCSNLKHVWCKVQKAEDILIVCDASNNKYSFPPATANPMMTLYAPKEDYVNDTWKTFFGARIFIGDMLTDDVYKGNNKFTFVCVNASNDADKQATLLRCTASGIVEIPQTYKVTGIDKEAFKNQSGIIELTIPENVTAIGANAFSGCSGLVRVVSKAAIQPDYSGTFNNARYLYVPNGKKGNYNWTGFALTMEGTPVADSDGDWKYIYSTDSKEAIITGGSKETVDLVIPKTLGQYKVVAVDNSVFNNAKCYTLTFEDDKESSAPYLVIGSDAFNNCLNLRIVNLPSQLKFVYGNAFKGCSSLNHIICRSTSPDVFASNAFPSTNVNATLYANHSHNGWGFRTKYFDGEKIEVFKSNEETYAGTYIGWSREGSKTAALVRGVPVSGKSDLVINSPVSGNESYSIAVIGVAAFKKCTSINSIKLPNTLTAIDAEAFNGCTNITDIEIESSPFPITDDVFSNYSASLFVPNATGYLTTDGWNNFKEENTYEGLKIVGKDKDELYTLLYGSKGKKAKLIGLQVKKEEIALPHEIQVFIPADNSTKDLEVKKIAFINNGLTNKTTLKKLEIGDGINYVGEMAFKGCTNLKELKLPASIKSIGDMAFDECPIVTIVSKIPGLDLPIIAPTVFSNPIPLVSFFIPEGAYDDYIDVNKGGWVRFKDKYIEGDKDNCPDDNDPNMQYEFFTNNNTAILTHVLRAPEGKDILEIQPYVTILGNDYRVIGVRDNACKNTTEKNKIKNLKIVADITSIGESAFAGCTGLNKVWLPSTLENIGVNAFNGCTAITHIGCNAVAPPSISENSFAQTTNPVYLLVPDEAGDAYANNTYWKQGKKIFKGRFVNEKAKDDDDRPLTFICLEHETVTQNDEGENVSNITRTAILTKSTTSIAEVDIPAKVTFDDQPYNVTIIDESAFGGSSKLENLTIPESIEAIGDKAFATCTNLKNVVCKIQSPLFISDNVFYKTTLGKIPAALYVPETSFETYTGDGANAVEWQKFPLIHKGLRITPTTEIGLTYEYATGESEATLINAEATSNSVTVNEFIDDANYGRKYVKVIASSAFSSTKNNIIKTLTIQEGINTIGENAFSGCTGLTELTLPSTLTEIGAGAFCNSVALKTIYCDINKDIDGKLIEYNDNIFPASFNVKTEIFIPEGSISAYQGQDGWKTYFDNYIEGRRIPEAKADGDYAKMTFEFMTGDHTATLKYVTELDVTEDGLVRIPGNVLYDGKTYTVKKIGGSVFRNVDKSKIKKLEIQRPQDDPQKYIQTIIDANAFDGCGKLETIWLPSTLTSIGAEAFKGCTAITHIGCMAETPADISDNSFPQTTNTIYLLVPDGAKNDYVNKDYWIQGGRKIFEGKFINVKSTDDADQPLSFICLDHKNDEGEYVPGTAILTKSTTSKADVVIPPTVSINGNTYTVTIIDESAFGSSSKLENLTIPERIESIGDNAFATCTNLKNVSCKIANPLSISDNVFYKTTSGQILAALYVPETSFEAYTGDGANAVEWKKFPLIYKGLRITPTTATGLTYEYATGESEATLIKAEATSNSVDVDEFIDDADYGRKFVKTIAASAFSSTKNNSIKILTIPEGVNTIGENAFSGCTGLTELTLPSSLTEIGAGAFCNSVALKTIYCDIDKDIDGNLIQYNDNIFPASFNTQTEVFVPEGSISAYQGQDGWKAYSAYYVEGRRIPNTPAEDYPTMVFEFLTGAKKATLTNITSIEAVDDEDGLIKVPGTVKYDNKYYEVNTIGQDIFKNVDKSKIKKLEIQDGVQTISANAFDGCNNLKIVWLPYSLVKIGDNAFRGCNSITHIGCLANKVPIISESTFPKYSAYLIVHSERKDAYLQNKYWHKFVEERDQVFEGEFIDAFNYKDVNYICVEDVNGKSAILTSSSDDVVIPDKIPLGNNDYNVTTIAEYAFENNKNITKAELPSTIKVVGAYAFQNCTNLEEVKLPSNLTNISTATFKGDNKLESITLSQNLEKIGDDAFSGCAGLTQIEFPNTLTHIGVNAFNGNTNLESMVLPNGIKEIKEQAFQNCSSIKKIELPASLTNLGVDIFDGCSSLTEVISKTKDSDVFSKISAQSVPNAILYVPDGTAELYSAWDFLYTLEGDYKFAPDVDGLEYAYTISEKSGNKAILIGVAKDGINEDGIVTIPSKVTLGEGNDAAKCDVIAVGKDAFRGNLNLKRLEIKTSLKIVGENAFSDCSNLSEIICIDYNKHLNALSQFDILLYVPDSDIKNLYVDAGWKSNHIYVGDRQEKKFEDGLVYSFTAGGSEAILIGVWDKDKAIDKNGTVTIPDFIEFKVNEADEDKKKFNVISIANSVFKDNTDVKMVKIGENIVSISENAFEGCTNLKEIVSKIANPSSIAFSKPDAILFIADAGLYNDYKATWDVAYILVGDRSRYQSTDGLYYTCATGDKVAILIEGKTSDMNEDVVIPPSIAFKVNENDENNTTFNVVAIAENAFKGNTDMRTLKIGEKVQSIGASAFQGCIGLNKIWLPESLESIAGKAFYGCSEIDYLCTMRKTPLASPNVSSDAFPAFKSTSTLYVPCGTIDDYNASEVWQACPIRKEGTFVNERSLNGLTFECVINDKDETVAQLVKVVATKNVDIPSIVQLKNDEAKYMVTTICTDAFKDCKNVETIVLPESLKSIADNVFAQCTKLLIITSKISKDNLFSFKKNVFPKAIYENATVYIPYDEDGSTKAEYKNTEGWMYFDNWAQGEKKTAPVGSMTYEFLKGVGTATLIGTTVDKEVVTIDGTVEFEGESYKVTTISESVFKNNPNKGKMTQLKIAKNITTIGAYAFQSCSNLKTVWLPSTLTTIGQKAFDGCKAITRVSSSIENPVENEANYFPNDATLYIPKGAKEKYNVSGWNNVSYVAEGEFVDVCVDNGNTYDCLKIDGKCKAILRKYAASSNDVVIPSSVKLGENYTVAIIGKSAFANKNTITSLIIPAGVENIDADVFSACSKLKWIESKIVNPISISNVFANTNATLFIPSSNNVSDYKARGWNFLNVFVGERKQTDVDGWTYVYSTGDKKAVLTRVGNVGKNVTINGTFKIGKDEYTVTSVGDAVFKGKSNIEALTIAKSIENIGANAFEGCVNLVSITCEGSSPAKLGADAFPSANVTVNVPNDAVNTYKNHPDWKPFANNILGITTSVEDDPTGAYNIIVPAGGDATPEVEIWSGLDASGDVVIPEVVELNGSDYKVTGIAANAYDSNTDLTSIVIPSSITSIGASAFAGCTNLKSITVYCVTPINLSAVAATRRALTRAGGSSSVFEGVNKETCILYVPAESIDAYKQAEGWKDFKKIYAIGTNAINGIVVSEGKPFDVYNLQGRKVKANTTTFSGLPAGVYIVNGKKVMVK; from the coding sequence ATGAAGAAGAGTCTTTTTTTATTGCTTAGTTTACTAACCTCGATGACCATTATGGCCCAAAGTGATTATACGGATCCTGATACAGGAATTAAATATCAGTATATCACTGATAATGAAGGTACAAGGGCAACGTTGGTAGATGGAAAGAGCTTTCCAGAAAGGGAAGTTGTGATTCCTAGTACTATCCCTGTAGCAGGAGGTGTTGATGTAACCGCTATTGGAGAGGGTGCTTTTAAAGACAATTCTTCTATCAGATATTTAAAGATTGAGGAAAATGTCAAGACGATAGGAAAAGATGCATTTAGTAACAATTCAAACTTACAATTGCTAGATTTACCCAATAGTTTGGAATCTATTGGTACAAATGCGTTTGGAGGCTGTGGTCGTTTGACTCATGTGCGATGTGCTAAGAATACACCACAGGAGTTTATCCTAAAAAAATTCCCCAATTCTCTTAATAATAATAATTATGCAACACTTTATGTTCCATCATCCGAAGCGAAGTCTGCATATTCGTTAGTTACAGATTGGAATAATATATTTGGTAATAGAATATATGTGGGCGATATGAATTATTTTACGAAAGACGGAACTACATATGTGGGTGCAAGTGTTGATAAAAAAGCGACTTTGTTATCGGGTGCGAATTCTATAGAAACCCCAGGCAAGATAACTGTAAAGAACAAAGTAGAAAGAGTTTTAGATGAGAATAATAAGGAAGATTATGATGTTGTATGTATCGGAAGTTATGCTTTTGAAAACAATAATACCAATCCATTTGTAAGTTTCAATACTCTTGAAATTCAGAATGGTATAGAAACAATTTGTAATCGGGCTTTTTACAACTGGACAAATTTAAACTCTTTGACTCTCCCTACTTCACTAATTTCGATAGGAGAGTCTGCTTTCCAGAATTGTGCCCAATTGGAACTGCTTACATTGCCTGCGAGTTTGAGAACAATTGGTATAAATGCTTTTGTTGGCTGCAGCAATTTAAAACATGTGTGGTGTAAAGTTCAGAAAGCGGAAGATATACTTATTGTTTGCGATGCATCAAACAATAAATATAGTTTTCCTCCTGCTACTGCTAATCCAATGATGACTCTTTATGCTCCTAAAGAAGACTATGTGAATGATACGTGGAAGACTTTTTTCGGTGCCAGAATTTTTATTGGCGATATGTTAACTGATGATGTTTATAAAGGTAATAACAAATTTACTTTTGTTTGCGTTAACGCTTCTAATGATGCTGATAAACAGGCGACATTGTTACGATGCACTGCAAGTGGAATTGTTGAAATTCCCCAAACTTATAAAGTTACTGGTATAGACAAGGAAGCTTTTAAAAACCAATCAGGAATAATAGAATTGACTATCCCTGAAAATGTTACTGCTATCGGTGCGAATGCATTTAGTGGCTGCTCTGGACTTGTTAGAGTCGTAAGTAAAGCTGCAATACAGCCCGATTATAGTGGAACATTTAACAATGCAAGATATCTTTATGTTCCTAATGGTAAAAAGGGAAACTATAATTGGACGGGATTCGCTTTAACAATGGAAGGCACTCCAGTTGCTGATAGTGATGGTGATTGGAAGTATATATATTCGACAGACTCAAAAGAAGCTATAATAACTGGTGGTAGTAAAGAAACTGTTGATCTTGTTATACCTAAGACTCTTGGGCAGTATAAGGTTGTTGCTGTTGATAATAGTGTTTTCAATAATGCAAAATGTTATACGTTGACGTTCGAAGATGATAAAGAATCGTCAGCCCCTTATCTTGTTATCGGAAGTGATGCATTTAATAATTGTTTGAATTTGCGTATAGTAAACCTTCCATCGCAACTTAAATTTGTATATGGAAATGCATTCAAAGGTTGTTCTTCTCTGAATCATATCATATGTAGAAGTACATCTCCTGATGTTTTTGCTTCAAATGCTTTTCCATCTACAAATGTAAACGCCACTTTGTATGCAAACCATTCTCACAATGGATGGGGATTCCGTACAAAATATTTTGATGGCGAAAAAATCGAGGTTTTCAAGAGTAACGAGGAAACTTATGCCGGTACTTATATTGGCTGGAGTAGAGAAGGCTCAAAAACAGCCGCTTTAGTAAGAGGCGTACCTGTATCTGGAAAATCTGATTTGGTAATTAATTCTCCAGTTTCAGGTAATGAATCATACTCAATAGCTGTTATTGGTGTGGCGGCTTTCAAAAAATGCACCAGTATTAATAGTATTAAATTGCCAAACACACTGACAGCAATTGATGCAGAAGCTTTTAACGGTTGCACAAACATTACAGACATTGAAATAGAAAGTAGTCCTTTCCCTATAACAGATGACGTATTCTCAAATTATTCAGCTTCATTGTTTGTTCCAAATGCGACTGGTTATTTAACAACTGACGGTTGGAATAATTTTAAAGAAGAAAACACTTATGAAGGACTTAAAATAGTGGGAAAGGATAAAGATGAATTATACACCCTGCTATATGGTTCAAAAGGTAAAAAAGCAAAATTGATAGGTCTGCAGGTTAAAAAAGAAGAGATAGCTTTACCCCATGAGATACAAGTTTTTATACCTGCGGATAATTCAACTAAAGATTTGGAGGTAAAGAAAATAGCATTCATAAATAATGGACTCACAAATAAAACGACTTTGAAAAAGTTGGAAATTGGTGATGGTATAAACTATGTTGGTGAGATGGCATTTAAAGGCTGTACGAATTTGAAAGAATTAAAATTACCAGCCAGCATCAAGTCTATCGGTGATATGGCATTCGACGAGTGTCCTATTGTTACCATCGTAAGTAAAATCCCTGGTTTGGATTTGCCCATTATTGCTCCAACCGTATTCTCCAACCCAATACCACTGGTTAGCTTCTTTATTCCAGAGGGTGCCTATGACGATTATATCGATGTGAATAAAGGTGGCTGGGTAAGATTTAAGGATAAGTATATTGAGGGTGATAAGGATAATTGCCCTGATGATAATGACCCAAACATGCAATATGAGTTCTTTACAAATAACAACACGGCTATATTGACTCATGTGTTGCGTGCCCCAGAAGGTAAAGATATTCTTGAAATTCAACCTTATGTTACTATTCTTGGAAATGACTATCGTGTAATTGGAGTGCGAGATAATGCGTGCAAGAATACAACAGAAAAAAATAAAATTAAGAATCTTAAGATTGTTGCTGATATTACATCTATTGGGGAGAGTGCATTTGCGGGATGCACTGGCTTGAATAAAGTTTGGCTTCCTTCAACATTGGAGAACATCGGCGTTAATGCTTTTAATGGCTGTACAGCTATTACCCATATTGGATGTAATGCTGTAGCTCCACCATCAATCAGCGAAAACTCATTTGCTCAAACAACTAATCCCGTTTATCTGCTTGTTCCTGATGAAGCAGGGGATGCCTATGCCAATAATACCTATTGGAAGCAGGGCAAGAAAATCTTTAAGGGCAGATTCGTGAATGAGAAAGCTAAAGACGATGATGACAGGCCTTTGACTTTTATTTGTTTGGAACATGAAACAGTAACACAGAATGATGAAGGTGAAAATGTAAGTAATATCACACGAACTGCGATATTAACAAAGTCAACAACATCGATTGCTGAGGTGGATATCCCCGCAAAAGTTACTTTTGATGACCAGCCATATAATGTAACAATCATCGACGAATCTGCGTTCGGTGGTAGCAGTAAACTTGAGAATCTAACAATACCGGAGAGTATTGAGGCTATTGGAGATAAAGCTTTTGCTACTTGTACAAATTTGAAAAATGTAGTATGTAAGATACAGAGTCCACTTTTTATCAGTGATAATGTGTTCTATAAAACAACATTAGGAAAAATCCCAGCAGCACTCTATGTGCCAGAGACTTCGTTTGAAACTTATACTGGTGATGGCGCTAATGCCGTGGAATGGCAGAAATTCCCATTAATCCATAAAGGATTAAGAATCACGCCTACTACAGAAATAGGCCTGACTTATGAATATGCAACAGGTGAATCAGAAGCAACATTGATTAATGCCGAAGCTACAAGTAATAGTGTTACTGTTAATGAATTCATAGATGATGCCAATTATGGCAGAAAGTATGTGAAGGTTATTGCTTCTTCTGCATTCAGTAGTACTAAGAATAATATTATTAAAACTCTGACTATTCAAGAGGGAATTAATACCATCGGCGAAAATGCTTTTAGTGGTTGTACTGGTTTGACAGAATTGACACTGCCATCGACACTTACTGAAATTGGCGCTGGTGCATTCTGTAACAGTGTAGCATTAAAGACCATCTATTGCGATATAAATAAAGACATAGATGGTAAACTGATAGAATACAATGATAATATATTCCCTGCATCATTCAATGTTAAAACTGAAATATTTATTCCAGAAGGATCAATATCTGCTTATCAGGGGCAAGATGGTTGGAAAACTTATTTTGATAATTATATAGAAGGAAGAAGAATTCCTGAAGCAAAAGCCGATGGTGATTATGCAAAAATGACCTTCGAGTTTATGACGGGTGATCATACTGCGACATTGAAATATGTAACTGAACTTGATGTTACAGAGGATGGTCTAGTAAGAATACCTGGTAATGTTCTTTATGATGGCAAAACCTATACAGTAAAGAAGATAGGTGGAAGCGTTTTCAGAAATGTTGATAAATCGAAGATTAAGAAACTTGAGATACAAAGACCTCAAGATGATCCGCAAAAATATATTCAAACCATCATCGATGCCAATGCATTTGATGGTTGTGGAAAACTAGAAACAATTTGGCTCCCTTCAACTCTAACGAGCATAGGAGCTGAAGCCTTTAAGGGCTGCACGGCTATTACACATATAGGATGTATGGCGGAAACTCCTGCAGACATTAGCGATAATTCGTTCCCTCAAACAACCAATACAATTTATCTACTAGTTCCCGATGGTGCTAAGAATGACTATGTGAATAAAGACTATTGGATACAAGGTGGAAGAAAAATCTTTGAGGGAAAATTTATTAATGTAAAATCGACAGATGATGCTGATCAGCCATTATCATTTATCTGTTTGGACCATAAGAATGATGAAGGTGAATATGTTCCTGGTACGGCAATACTGACTAAATCGACTACTTCGAAAGCAGATGTAGTGATTCCGCCTACAGTTTCAATTAATGGTAATACTTATACCGTAACAATCATCGACGAATCTGCGTTCGGTAGTAGCAGTAAACTTGAGAATCTTACAATACCTGAGCGTATTGAATCTATTGGAGATAATGCTTTTGCTACTTGTACAAACTTGAAAAATGTTTCATGTAAGATTGCAAATCCACTATCTATCAGTGATAATGTGTTCTATAAAACAACGAGCGGGCAAATTCTCGCTGCACTCTATGTGCCAGAGACTTCGTTTGAAGCCTATACTGGTGATGGCGCTAATGCCGTAGAATGGAAGAAATTCCCATTAATCTATAAAGGATTAAGAATCACGCCAACTACCGCTACTGGTTTGACTTATGAATATGCAACAGGTGAATCGGAAGCCACATTGATAAAGGCTGAAGCTACAAGTAATAGTGTTGATGTTGATGAATTCATAGACGATGCCGATTATGGCAGAAAGTTTGTGAAGACTATTGCAGCTTCCGCATTCAGTAGTACTAAGAATAATAGTATTAAAATTCTGACTATTCCAGAGGGAGTTAATACCATCGGCGAAAATGCTTTTAGTGGTTGTACTGGCTTGACAGAATTGACACTGCCATCGTCACTTACTGAAATTGGCGCTGGTGCATTCTGCAACAGTGTGGCATTAAAGACCATCTATTGCGATATAGATAAAGACATAGATGGCAACCTGATACAATACAATGATAATATATTCCCTGCGTCTTTCAATACACAAACAGAGGTTTTTGTTCCGGAAGGATCAATATCTGCTTATCAGGGTCAAGATGGTTGGAAGGCTTATTCGGCTTATTATGTTGAAGGAAGAAGAATTCCTAATACGCCTGCTGAAGATTATCCCACAATGGTATTTGAATTTTTAACAGGTGCTAAAAAGGCGACTTTGACAAACATCACATCCATAGAGGCTGTGGATGATGAAGATGGCCTGATAAAAGTTCCTGGTACGGTTAAATATGATAATAAGTATTATGAGGTGAATACTATTGGACAGGATATATTTAAAAATGTAGATAAGTCGAAAATCAAGAAATTGGAAATACAGGATGGTGTCCAGACAATCAGTGCCAATGCTTTTGATGGCTGTAATAATCTTAAGATAGTCTGGCTTCCATATTCTTTGGTTAAAATTGGCGACAATGCTTTCAGAGGATGTAATTCTATTACACATATTGGTTGTTTGGCTAATAAAGTCCCAATCATCAGTGAATCTACATTCCCCAAATATTCTGCATATTTAATTGTACATTCTGAAAGAAAGGATGCGTATTTGCAAAATAAGTATTGGCATAAGTTTGTAGAAGAAAGGGATCAAGTATTTGAGGGCGAATTTATCGATGCTTTTAATTATAAAGACGTTAATTATATATGTGTTGAGGACGTCAATGGTAAATCTGCGATATTAACATCATCGAGTGATGATGTAGTCATCCCTGATAAAATTCCATTGGGAAATAATGACTATAATGTAACAACTATTGCTGAATATGCGTTCGAGAACAATAAAAATATTACAAAGGCAGAATTGCCATCTACAATAAAAGTTGTTGGGGCTTATGCTTTCCAAAACTGTACAAATTTGGAAGAAGTCAAGCTCCCTTCGAATCTTACGAATATTAGTACAGCTACTTTTAAGGGAGATAATAAACTTGAGAGTATCACACTCTCTCAGAACCTTGAGAAGATTGGTGACGATGCTTTCAGTGGCTGTGCTGGCTTGACACAGATTGAATTCCCCAATACACTGACACATATTGGAGTTAATGCCTTTAATGGCAATACTAATCTTGAGAGCATGGTTTTGCCAAATGGAATAAAGGAAATTAAAGAGCAAGCATTCCAGAACTGTAGCAGTATTAAGAAGATTGAGTTGCCTGCATCGCTAACCAATCTTGGGGTCGATATTTTTGATGGTTGCAGTAGCTTAACTGAGGTAATCAGTAAAACTAAGGATTCTGATGTTTTTAGTAAAATAAGTGCGCAATCAGTTCCAAATGCTATATTATATGTTCCAGATGGTACAGCAGAACTTTATTCTGCTTGGGATTTCTTGTATACTCTTGAGGGTGATTATAAGTTTGCACCTGATGTAGATGGATTAGAATATGCCTATACAATAAGTGAAAAGAGCGGAAACAAGGCCATCTTGATTGGGGTTGCCAAGGATGGTATTAATGAGGATGGTATTGTAACCATACCTTCTAAAGTTACTCTTGGAGAAGGAAATGATGCTGCTAAATGTGATGTAATTGCCGTTGGTAAGGATGCGTTTAGAGGTAATCTTAATCTGAAAAGGTTGGAGATTAAGACTTCTCTGAAGATAGTTGGCGAAAATGCTTTTTCAGATTGCAGCAATCTTTCAGAAATAATTTGTATAGATTATAATAAGCATTTAAACGCCCTTTCTCAGTTTGATATCTTATTATATGTTCCAGATAGCGATATTAAGAATTTGTATGTAGATGCAGGTTGGAAATCAAATCATATATATGTAGGAGATAGACAAGAGAAAAAATTTGAAGATGGATTAGTTTATTCATTCACAGCAGGTGGCAGTGAGGCTATCTTGATAGGTGTGTGGGATAAGGATAAAGCCATTGATAAGAATGGCACAGTGACTATCCCTGATTTTATAGAGTTCAAAGTTAATGAGGCAGATGAGGATAAGAAAAAGTTTAATGTGATTTCTATCGCTAACTCTGTGTTTAAGGATAATACAGATGTGAAAATGGTAAAGATTGGAGAGAATATTGTTTCGATTAGTGAGAATGCTTTTGAAGGTTGCACGAACCTGAAAGAAATCGTTAGCAAGATTGCTAATCCAAGCAGTATCGCATTCTCGAAACCTGATGCCATATTGTTTATCGCAGATGCCGGTTTGTATAATGATTATAAGGCAACATGGGATGTTGCATACATCCTTGTGGGCGACAGATCTCGATATCAGAGTACAGATGGCCTGTATTACACATGTGCGACAGGAGATAAAGTCGCAATATTGATTGAGGGTAAGACTAGTGATATGAATGAGGATGTTGTTATTCCTCCTTCTATAGCGTTTAAAGTAAATGAGAATGACGAGAATAATACCACATTTAATGTGGTTGCTATAGCTGAGAATGCCTTTAAGGGTAACACTGATATGAGGACATTGAAGATAGGAGAGAAGGTGCAGTCAATCGGAGCTTCTGCTTTCCAAGGTTGCATAGGCTTGAATAAAATATGGCTTCCCGAATCATTGGAGAGCATTGCTGGTAAGGCATTCTATGGTTGTAGTGAAATAGATTATTTATGTACCATGCGTAAAACGCCTTTAGCATCTCCTAACGTGAGCTCTGATGCATTCCCCGCCTTTAAGTCTACCTCAACTTTATATGTTCCTTGTGGTACGATAGATGACTATAATGCAAGTGAAGTATGGCAAGCATGTCCGATAAGAAAAGAGGGAACTTTTGTAAATGAAAGAAGTCTGAATGGTCTGACATTCGAATGTGTGATTAATGATAAGGATGAAACGGTAGCACAGTTAGTTAAGGTTGTTGCAACTAAAAATGTTGATATACCGAGTATCGTACAGTTGAAAAATGACGAAGCTAAGTATATGGTTACTACCATATGCACAGATGCATTTAAAGACTGTAAGAATGTGGAAACGATTGTCTTGCCAGAATCTTTAAAGAGTATTGCAGATAATGTTTTTGCTCAATGTACAAAACTATTAATCATTACAAGTAAAATATCGAAAGATAATCTGTTCAGTTTTAAGAAGAATGTATTCCCTAAGGCTATCTATGAGAATGCAACGGTATATATACCTTACGACGAGGATGGATCTACTAAGGCTGAGTATAAGAATACTGAAGGATGGATGTATTTTGATAACTGGGCTCAAGGTGAAAAGAAAACAGCTCCCGTGGGCAGTATGACTTACGAATTTCTGAAGGGCGTTGGTACAGCCACTTTGATTGGAACAACTGTTGACAAAGAAGTTGTTACTATTGATGGAACTGTTGAGTTTGAAGGTGAATCATATAAAGTTACTACAATTTCAGAGTCGGTATTTAAAAATAACCCCAATAAGGGTAAGATGACGCAACTGAAGATAGCTAAGAATATCACCACCATCGGTGCCTATGCCTTCCAGAGTTGCAGTAATCTGAAGACGGTATGGCTACCATCAACGTTGACAACCATTGGCCAGAAGGCTTTTGACGGATGTAAAGCTATCACTCGTGTGTCAAGTAGTATAGAGAACCCTGTCGAAAATGAGGCAAATTACTTCCCCAATGATGCAACATTATATATACCAAAGGGTGCAAAAGAAAAGTATAATGTAAGTGGATGGAACAATGTCTCGTATGTCGCAGAAGGAGAATTCGTTGATGTTTGTGTGGACAATGGAAACACTTACGATTGCCTGAAAATAGACGGGAAGTGTAAGGCTATCCTAAGAAAGTACGCGGCTTCATCAAATGATGTTGTTATCCCTAGCTCGGTTAAACTTGGTGAGAACTATACAGTTGCAATCATTGGTAAGTCTGCTTTTGCTAACAAAAACACTATTACAAGTCTGATTATTCCTGCTGGGGTAGAGAATATCGATGCTGATGTATTCAGTGCTTGCAGTAAGCTGAAGTGGATAGAGAGCAAAATTGTGAATCCAATCTCTATTTCAAATGTATTTGCCAACACCAATGCCACTTTGTTTATACCTTCTTCTAATAATGTAAGTGATTATAAAGCCAGGGGGTGGAATTTCCTGAATGTATTTGTGGGAGAACGTAAACAAACTGATGTGGATGGATGGACTTATGTTTATTCGACTGGTGATAAGAAAGCTGTGCTGACAAGGGTCGGTAATGTTGGCAAGAATGTAACAATCAATGGCACATTCAAGATTGGCAAGGATGAATATACTGTGACTTCGGTTGGAGATGCCGTGTTTAAGGGCAAGTCGAATATTGAGGCGCTGACCATTGCCAAGAGTATTGAGAATATTGGAGCCAATGCCTTTGAAGGTTGCGTTAACCTGGTATCAATTACTTGTGAAGGCTCATCGCCTGCCAAGTTGGGCGCAGATGCGTTCCCGTCTGCTAATGTGACGGTGAATGTGCCTAACGATGCTGTTAATACCTATAAGAATCATCCCGATTGGAAGCCGTTTGCGAATAACATTCTCGGAATTACGACTTCGGTAGAGGATGATCCTACTGGAGCTTACAATATTATTGTTCCTGCTGGTGGAGATGCTACTCCTGAGGTGGAAATATGGAGTGGACTTGATGCGTCGGGCGACGTCGTTATTCCTGAGGTCGTTGAACTGAATGGTTCGGATTATAAAGTAACAGGTATTGCAGCTAACGCTTATGATAGTAATACAGATCTGACCAGTATTGTTATCCCAAGTAGTATTACTTCGATTGGTGCATCAGCATTTGCTGGTTGTACGAATTTGAAGTCGATAACTGTTTACTGCGTAACCCCCATCAATCTGTCAGCAGTCGCAGCTACACGCAGGGCTTTGACGAGGGCTGGAGGCAGTTCTTCGGTATTCGAGGGTGTCAATAAGGAAACTTGCATACTCTACGTGCCAGCAGAAAGTATTGATGCCTATAAGCAGGCCGAAGGATGGAAAGATTTCAAGAAAATCTATGCTATCGGTACGAATGCTATCAATGGCATTGTGGTATCAGAAGGTAAGCCGTTTGATGTTTACAATCTGCAAGGCCGCAAAGTGAAAGCAAATACGACGACATTCAGCGGATTGCCAGCGGGAGTTTACATCGTGAATGGCAAGAAGGTGATGGTGAAGTAA